A window of Castanea sativa cultivar Marrone di Chiusa Pesio chromosome 1, ASM4071231v1 contains these coding sequences:
- the LOC142622050 gene encoding uncharacterized protein LOC142622050: MSASKSILSCTSTLIGASRRYQLIPNPYRLLLISKCNEKRSFLGTEQRLQFLKTGLRELAVSKRKMDVAVYSSIPPVPPMPSNPASPGPWYPWIVQLIASSILRFFGIKFGPLLKLKQEVDAVVETAEEVVEVVEKVAEEVDKVAEEISEHLPEGGKLRATAKIIEKVAERTAKDAQLVEDVIDKVEAVEKEVESLIDPVIDQVKKTSKEEYSQSCSKRSGLAVRSPRSMIPYSNLGEYRGWEVGALMNCALLLALLGC, from the exons ATGTCAGCATCAAAATCAATTCTTTCTTGCACCAGCACTCTTATTGGTGCCTCTCGCAGATACCAATTAATTCCAAATCCGTATCGGCTTCTGCTTATCTCAAAATGCAACGAGAAAAGGTCTTTTCTTGGAACTGAACAGAGGTTACAGTTTCTCAAAACTGGGCTGAGAGAGCTGGCTGTCAGCAAAAGAAAGAT GGATGTGGCTGTCTATAGCAGTATACCACCAGTACCTCCAATGCCATCTAATCCAGCTTCTCCTGGTCCATG GTACCCTTGGATTGTTCAACTGATAGCGTCATCAATTCTACGCTTCTTTGGAATCAAATTTGGGCCACTACTCAAGCTAAAAC AGGAAGTTGATGCTGTGGTGGAGACCGCAGAAGAGGTGGTGGAGGTCGTAGAAAAGGTGGCGGAGGAAGTGGATAAAGTAGCAGAAGAAATTTCAGAGCACCTTCCAGAAGGAGGAAAACTTAGAGCTACtgcaaaaattattgaaaaagtaGCAGAAAGAACAGCCAAGGATGCCCAGCTAGTAGAAGATGTCATAGACAAG GTTGAAGCAGTGGAGAAGGAAGTGGAATCATTAATTGACCCTGTCATTGATCAAGTCAAGAAGACATCTAAAGAAGAATATAGCCAAAGTTGCTCCAAGAGGAGTGGCCTAGCGGTAAGGAGCCCACGCTCAATGATCCCTTATTCGAACCTTGGCGAGTACCGGGGATGGGAGGTGGGAGCACTCATGAATTGCGCCTTATTGCTAGCTCTCTTAGGGTGCTAG